Proteins encoded in a region of the Bubalus bubalis isolate 160015118507 breed Murrah chromosome 9, NDDB_SH_1, whole genome shotgun sequence genome:
- the ICAM1 gene encoding intercellular adhesion molecule 1 isoform X1 gives MAPGAAPAAQLALVALLGTLLPEPGGAGISIHPSKAIIPRGDSLTVNCSISCDQKTTFGLETVLTKEEVGRGDTWKAFQLRDVQEDIELFCYSNCHKEQKIASMNLTVYWFPERVELAPLPIWQPVGEELNLSCQVSGGAPRDHLSVVLLRGEEELGRQPVGKGEPAKVMFTVRPRREDHGTNFSCRWELDLRSQGLELFQNTSAPRKLQTYVLPSTNPHLEVPPIVEVGSRWPVNCTLDGLFPASDANIYLVLGDQKLESNITYDGDSVLAKAWIEENEEGNHSLKCSVSLGEEGRRTRESVIVYSFPPPTLTLSPPEASEWTTVTVECVTRDGAVVTLKRGVSAEPLGPRAQIKLNVSASDHRRNFSCSAALEIAGQVVHKHQTRELHVLYGPRLDQQDCLGNWTWQEGSEQTLKCEAWGNPIPKLNCSRKGDGASLPIGDLRPVRREVAGTYLCRAISARGRVTREVVLNVLHGQNILDIVIPVVAVTLILGALGTAGYVYNYQRKIQKYELQKARKAQEEAALKLNAQSTPP, from the exons ATGGCTCCCGGCGCCGCCCCTGCAGCACAGCTTGCGCTCGTGGCCCTGCTCGGGACTCTGCTCCCAG AGCCTGGAGGTGCCGGAATATCAATACATCCTTCAAAAGCCATCATACCCCGTGGAGACTCCCTGACGGTCAACTGCAGTATCTCCTGTGACCAAAAGACAACATTTGGCCTAGAGACTGTATTAACCAAGGAGGAAGTGGGCCGTGGGGACACCTGGAAGGCTTTTCAACTGCGTGATGTGCAAGAAGACATCGAGCTGTTTTGCTACTCAAACTGTCACAAGGAACAGAAAATAGCTTCGATGAACCTCACCGTATACT GGTTCCCGGAGCGCGTGGAGCTGGCTCCCCTGCCCATCTGGCAGCCTGTGGGTGAAGAACTCAACCTGAGCTGCCAGGTGTCTGGCGGGGCCCCCCGGGACCACCTCTCCGTGGTGTTGCTCCgaggggaggaggagctgggccGGCAGCCCGTGGGAAAGGGGGAGCCCGCCAAGGTCATGTTCACGGTGCGGCCGAGAAGAGAGGACCATGGCACCAATTTCTCTTGCCGCTGGGAACTGGACCTGCGGTCACAAGGGCTGGAACTCTTTCAGAACACCTCGGCCCCCAGGAAGCTCCAGACCTATG TCCTGCCATCGACTAACCCGCACCTTGAGGTCCCCCCGATTGTGGAAGTAGGCTCACGGTGGCCAGTGAATTGCACGCTGGATGGACTGTTCCCAGCCTCGGACGCTAACATCTACCTGGTGCTGGGGGACCAGAAACTGGAATCCAATATCACGTACGATGGTGACTCTGTCTTGGCCAAGGCCTGGATAGAGGAAAATGAGGAGGGCAACCATTCCTTGAAGTGTTCAGTGAGTCTGGGAGAGGAGGGCCGGAGGACGCGAGAGAGCGTGATTGTCTACA GCTTCCCGCCTCCCACCCTGACCCTGAGCCCGCCTGAGGCCTCAGAATGGACTACTGTGACTGTGGAATGTGTGACCCGTGATGGAGCTGTGGTGACCCTGAAGAGAGGAGTCTCAGCTGAGCCTCTGGGTCCGAGGGCCCAAATAAAGCTGAACGTCAGTGCCAGCGACCACAGGAGAAACTTCTCCTGCTCTGCTGCCCTGGAGATAGCTGGGCAGGTGGTCCACAAACACCAGACCCGGGAGCTCCATGTCCTAT ACGGCCCCCGACTAGACCAGCAGGATTGCCTGGGAAACTGGACGTGGCAGGAAGGCTCGGAACAGACCCTGAAGTGCGAGGCCTGGGGGAACCCAATCCCCAAGCTGAACTGTAGCCGGAAAGGGGACGGGGCTTCACTGCCCATCGGGGACCTGAGGCCCGTCAGGCGGGAGGTGGCGGGCACCTACCTGTGTCGGGCCATCAGCGCTCGTGGCAGAGTCACCCGTGAAGTGGTCCTGAACGTGCTCC ATGGCCAGAATATCCTGGACATTGTCATTCCGGTGGTAGCTGTGACCCTCATCTTGGGTGCTCTGGGCACCGCCGGTTATGTCTATAACTACCAGCGGAAGATCCAGAAATACGAGCTGCAGAAGGCCCGGAAGGCCCAAGAAGAGGCTGCCTTGAAACTGAATGCACAATCCACGCCGCCCTGA
- the ICAM5 gene encoding intercellular adhesion molecule 5, with protein sequence MPGPSPGLHRALLGLWAALGLGLLSLSAVTQEPFWADLQPRVALVERGGSLWLNCSTNCPRPERGGLETSLRRNGTQKGLRWLARQLVDIREPETQPVCFFRCARRTLQARGLIRTFQRPDRVELVPLPAWQPVGENFTLSCRVPGAGPRGSLTLTLLRGTQELIRRSFAGEPPRARGAVLTATVLARREDHGANFSCRAELDLRPHGLGLFENSSAPRELRTFTLPPEPPRLTAPRLLEVGSEGPVSCVIDGLFPVSEAGVYLALGDQRLSPDVILEGDALMATTTATASAEQEGARQLVCNVTLGGESRETRENVTVYSFPEPHLTLSEPNAPEGTIVTVTCAAETQALVTLDGIPAAAPGQPAKLQLNATENDDRRGFFCDATLEVDGETLSKNESIELRVLYAPRLDDSDCPRSWTWPEGPEQTLRCDARGNPQPSVHCVRPDGGAVLALGLLGPVTRALAGTYRCTATNDQGQAVKDVTLTVEYAPALDSVGCPERITWLEGTEVSLSCVAHGVPPPNVSCVRFGGAEVIEGLMRVAREHAGTYRCEATNARGSAAKNVAVTVEYGPRFEEVSCPSNWTWVEGSGRLFSCEVAGKPQPSVECVGSGGTSEGVLLPLAPPDPGSRAPRIPSDLAPGTYICNATNRHGSMVKMVTVSAESPPQMDESTCPSHQSWLEGAEAAALACSARGRPSPQVSCSREGAPRPQRLRVSREDAGTYRCLATNAHGTDARIITVGVEYRPVVAELAASPPGGVRPGGNFTLTCRAEAWPPAQISWRAPPGALNIGLSSNNSTLSVAGAMGSHGGEYECAATNAHGRHTRRITVRVAGPWLWVAVGGAAGGAALLAAGAGLAFYVQSTACKKGEYNVQEAESSGEAVCLNGAGAGAGRDAGAEGESEAAGTSEVPAGGEVFAIQLPSA encoded by the exons ATGCCAGGGCCCTCGCCAGGGCTGCACCGGGCGCTGCTCGGCCTCTgggctgccctgggcctggggCTCCTCAGCCTCTCAG CCGTCACGCAGGAACCTTTCTGGGCGGACCTGCAGCCCCGAGTGGCGCTCGTGGAACGCGGGGGATCACTGTGGTTGAACTGCAGCACCAACTGCCCACGGCCCGAGCGCGGTGGCCTGGAGACCTCGCTGCGCCGGAATGGGACCCAGAAGGGTCTGCGCTGGCTGGCGCGGCAGCTGGTGGACATTCGCGAGCCGGAGACTCAGCCCGTCTGCTTCTTCCGCTGCGCGCGGCGCACACTGCAGGCGCGTGGGCTCATTCGCACTTTTC AACGGCCAGATCGTGTGGAGCTGGTGCCGCTGCCAGCTTGGCAGCCAGTGGGTGAGAACTTCACCCTGAGCTGTAGGGTCCCCGGTGCTGGACCTCGTGGGAGTCTCACACTGACCCTGTTGCGGGGAACCCAGGAGCTGATCCGCCGCAGCTTCGCCGGGGAGCCACCCCGAGCTCGGGGCGCCGTGCTCACAGCCACGGTCCTGGCGCGCAGGGAGGACCATGGGGCCAATTTCTCGTGCCGTGCTGAGCTGGACCTTCGGCCTCATGGCCTGGGGCTGTTTGAAAACAGCTCAGCCCCCAGAGAGCTCCGAACCTTCA CCCTGCCTCCGGAACCCCCTCGCCTCACTGCCCCCCGGCTCTTGGAAGTGGGTTCAGAAGGACCTGTGAGCTGCGTCATTGATGGGCTGTTTCCAGTCTCGGAGGCTGGTGTCTACCTGGCGCTGGGGGACCAGAGGCTGAGTCCCGATGTCATCCTCGAAGGGGACGCTCTCATGGCCACTACCACAGCCACAGCTAGCGCAGAACAGGAGGGAGCCAGGCAACTGGTCTGCAACGTGACCCTGGGGGGCGAGAGCCGAGAGACCCGGGAGAACGTGACTGTCTACA GTTTCCCGGAGCCCCACCTTACTCTGAGCGAGCCCAACGCCCCCGAGGGGACGATCGTGACAGTAACCTGCGCAGCGGAGACCCAAGCCCTAGTCACACTAGACGGAATTCCAGCCGCGGCCCCGGGACAGCCCGCCAAGCTCCAGCTAAACGCCACGGAGAATGACGACAGGCGTGGCTTCTTCTGCGACGCCACCCTCGAAGTTGACGGGGAGACCCTGAGTAAGAACGAGAGCATAGAGCTGCGCGTCTTAT ACGCTCCCCGGCTGGACGATTCGGACTGTCCCAGGAGCTGGACGTGGCCGGAGGGACCAGAGCAGACACTGCGCTGCGACGCCCGCGGAAACCCACAGCCCTCGGTGCACTGCGTGCGGCCAGACGGCGGGGCGGTGCTGGCCCTGGGCTTGCTGGGTCCGGTCACTCGTGCGCTCGCTGGCACTTACCGCTGCACTGCGACCAACGACCAAGGCCAGGCGGTCAAGGATGTGACCTTGACGGTGGAGT ATGCACCAGCGCTGGACAGCGTGGGCTGCCCTGAACGCATAACCTGGCTGGAAGGAACAGAGGTCTCCCTGAGCTGTGTGGCTCATGGGGTCCCACCACCCAACGTGAGCTGTGTGCGCTTTGGGGGAGCCGAGGTCATTGAGGGCCTAATGCGTGTGGCCCGCGAGCACGCGGGCACCTACCGCTGCGAAGCCACTAATGCTCGAGGGTCGGCAGCTAAAAATGTGGCTGTGACAGTGGAAT ATGGCCCCAGGTTTGAGGAGGTGAGCTGCCCCAGCAACTGGACATGGGTAGAAGGATCTGGGCGACTTTTTTCCTGTGAGGTGGCTGGGAAGCCACAGCCAAGTGTGGAGTGTGTTGGCTCCGGAGGCACCAGTGAGGGGGTGCTGCTGCCGCTGGCACCCCCAGACCCAGGTTCCAGAGCCCCCCGCATCCCTAGTGATCTGGCACCGGGTACCTACATCTGCAATGCCACCAATCGGCACGGTTCCATGGTCAAGATGGTCACCGTGAGCGCGGAGT CGCCACCGCAAATGGATGAATCTACCTGCCCAAGTCACCAGTCTTGGCTGGAAGGCGCGGAGGCTGCTGCGCTGGCCTGCTCCGCCCGGGGTCGCCCCTCCCCGCAAGTGAGCTGCTCCCGGGAAGGCGCGCCCCGGCCGCAGCGGCTGCGGGTGTCCCGAGAGGATGCGGGCACTTACCGTTGCTTGGCCACCAATGCACACGGCACGGACGCCCGGATCATCACCGTGGGCGTGGAAT ACCGCCCAGTGGTGGCCGAGCTGGCTGCTTCACCTCCAGGAGGCGTGCGGCCAGGCGGGAACTTCACGTTGACCTGTCGAGCCGAGGCTTGGCCCCCAGCCCAGATCAGCTGGCGCGCGCCCCCGGGGGCGCTCAACATTGGCCTGTCGAGCAATAATAGCACGCTGAGCGTGGCTGGCGCCATGGGCAGCCACGGCGGCGAGTACGAGTGCGCAGCCACCAACGCGCATGGGCGCCACACGCGGCGCATCACAGTGCGAGTGGCTG GTCCGTGGCTCTGGGTCGCTGTGGGCGGCGCGGCGGGGGGCGCAGCACTCCTGGCCGCGGGGGCCGGCCTGGCCTTCTACGTGCAGTCCACCGCCTGCAAGAAGGGCGAGTATAACGTGCAGGAGGCCGAGAGCTCAGGCGAGGCCGTTTGTCTCAACGGCGCGGGTGCAGGCGCCGGCAGGGACGCAGGAGCTGAAGGTGAATCAGAGGCCGCGGGCACCTCGGAGGTGCCGGCAGGGGGCGAGGTCTTCGCCATACAGCTGCCGTCAGCGTGA
- the ICAM1 gene encoding intercellular adhesion molecule 1 isoform X2, which translates to MNLTVYWFPERVELAPLPIWQPVGEELNLSCQVSGGAPRDHLSVVLLRGEEELGRQPVGKGEPAKVMFTVRPRREDHGTNFSCRWELDLRSQGLELFQNTSAPRKLQTYVLPSTNPHLEVPPIVEVGSRWPVNCTLDGLFPASDANIYLVLGDQKLESNITYDGDSVLAKAWIEENEEGNHSLKCSVSLGEEGRRTRESVIVYSFPPPTLTLSPPEASEWTTVTVECVTRDGAVVTLKRGVSAEPLGPRAQIKLNVSASDHRRNFSCSAALEIAGQVVHKHQTRELHVLYGPRLDQQDCLGNWTWQEGSEQTLKCEAWGNPIPKLNCSRKGDGASLPIGDLRPVRREVAGTYLCRAISARGRVTREVVLNVLHGQNILDIVIPVVAVTLILGALGTAGYVYNYQRKIQKYELQKARKAQEEAALKLNAQSTPP; encoded by the exons ATGAACCTCACCGTATACT GGTTCCCGGAGCGCGTGGAGCTGGCTCCCCTGCCCATCTGGCAGCCTGTGGGTGAAGAACTCAACCTGAGCTGCCAGGTGTCTGGCGGGGCCCCCCGGGACCACCTCTCCGTGGTGTTGCTCCgaggggaggaggagctgggccGGCAGCCCGTGGGAAAGGGGGAGCCCGCCAAGGTCATGTTCACGGTGCGGCCGAGAAGAGAGGACCATGGCACCAATTTCTCTTGCCGCTGGGAACTGGACCTGCGGTCACAAGGGCTGGAACTCTTTCAGAACACCTCGGCCCCCAGGAAGCTCCAGACCTATG TCCTGCCATCGACTAACCCGCACCTTGAGGTCCCCCCGATTGTGGAAGTAGGCTCACGGTGGCCAGTGAATTGCACGCTGGATGGACTGTTCCCAGCCTCGGACGCTAACATCTACCTGGTGCTGGGGGACCAGAAACTGGAATCCAATATCACGTACGATGGTGACTCTGTCTTGGCCAAGGCCTGGATAGAGGAAAATGAGGAGGGCAACCATTCCTTGAAGTGTTCAGTGAGTCTGGGAGAGGAGGGCCGGAGGACGCGAGAGAGCGTGATTGTCTACA GCTTCCCGCCTCCCACCCTGACCCTGAGCCCGCCTGAGGCCTCAGAATGGACTACTGTGACTGTGGAATGTGTGACCCGTGATGGAGCTGTGGTGACCCTGAAGAGAGGAGTCTCAGCTGAGCCTCTGGGTCCGAGGGCCCAAATAAAGCTGAACGTCAGTGCCAGCGACCACAGGAGAAACTTCTCCTGCTCTGCTGCCCTGGAGATAGCTGGGCAGGTGGTCCACAAACACCAGACCCGGGAGCTCCATGTCCTAT ACGGCCCCCGACTAGACCAGCAGGATTGCCTGGGAAACTGGACGTGGCAGGAAGGCTCGGAACAGACCCTGAAGTGCGAGGCCTGGGGGAACCCAATCCCCAAGCTGAACTGTAGCCGGAAAGGGGACGGGGCTTCACTGCCCATCGGGGACCTGAGGCCCGTCAGGCGGGAGGTGGCGGGCACCTACCTGTGTCGGGCCATCAGCGCTCGTGGCAGAGTCACCCGTGAAGTGGTCCTGAACGTGCTCC ATGGCCAGAATATCCTGGACATTGTCATTCCGGTGGTAGCTGTGACCCTCATCTTGGGTGCTCTGGGCACCGCCGGTTATGTCTATAACTACCAGCGGAAGATCCAGAAATACGAGCTGCAGAAGGCCCGGAAGGCCCAAGAAGAGGCTGCCTTGAAACTGAATGCACAATCCACGCCGCCCTGA
- the ICAM4 gene encoding intercellular adhesion molecule 4, with product MGSLLLVLLLLLLSPSYPRGGSARRRRGARTQSPGGSSHPQFWVRLSPDFKAVPLGGSVWLNCSSSCPLPEGSSLRTELRRGETLSGPRWVSYQLLDVRAWNSDVHCFVTCAGETRGATARITAYKQPSSVILEPPVLMGSGYTLRCHVTHVFPVGFFVVTLRRGGRVIYSESLERFTGLDLANVTLTYLLPSRPGDFGQPVTCHARLNLDGLVVLSSSAPVTLPVPAWSPASVALASTSIAAFVGIFLVVGALCLRKYLSMQPPA from the exons ATGGGGTCTCTGCTCCTCGTCTTGCTTCTGCTTTTACTGTCGCCCTCCTACCCACGAGGCGGGAGCGCGCGGAGGCGTCGGGGTGCGCGGACGCAAAGCCCGGGGGGCAGCTCTCACCCACAGTTCTGGGTGCGCCTAAGCCCCGACTTCAAGGCAGTGCCGCTGGGGGGCTCAGTGTGGCTCAactgcagcagcagctgccccCTCCCGGAGGGTTCCAGCCTCCGCACCGAGCTGCGGCGGGGTGAAACGCTCAGTGGGCCCCGCTGGGTATCCTACCAGCTGCTGGATGTGAGGGCCTGGAATTCCGATGTGCACTGCTTCGTCACCTGCGCGGGAGAAACGCGGGGGGCCACCGCCAGGATTACAGCCTACA AACAGCCAAGCAGCGTGATCCTGGAGCCTCCGGTCTTAATGGGCAGTGGCTACACTCTGCGCTGCCACGTGACGCACGTCTTCCCCGTGGGCTTCTTCGTGGTGACTCTGAGGCGCGGTGGCCGAGTCATCTACTCCGAGAGCCTGGAGCGCTTCACCGGCCTGGATCTGGCCAACGTGACGCTGACTTACCTGTTACCCTCCCGGCccggtgactttgggcagcccgTTACCTGCCACGCCCGCCTCAATCTGGACGGCCTGGTGGTCCTCAGTAGCTCGGCACCCGTGACGCTGCCAGTCCCCG CTTGGAGTCCTGCGTCCGTAGCCTTGGCCTCTACCTCCATCGCAGCCTTTGTGGGGATCTTTCTTGTCGTGGGGGCCCTCTGTCTGCGAAAGTACCTATCGATGCAGCCTCCGGCATAG